A part of Miscanthus floridulus cultivar M001 chromosome 6, ASM1932011v1, whole genome shotgun sequence genomic DNA contains:
- the LOC136459769 gene encoding uncharacterized protein, which translates to MLTTRTPTLGAASSLLLTHRHRLRLLAARTLSVSAAAGSSSTPVKMARSALDEVTDTGAFDRSPSTFRSSISRDGRFPAVAGRYHLYVSYACPWASRCLAFLKLKGLDHAIGVTAVKPIFERTKETDDHLGWVFPATADEEPGAEPDLLNGARSVRELYEIASTNYAGKPSVPVLWDKQLKTVVNNESSEIIRMLNTEFNDIAGNPGLDLYPAHLRASIDEVNELVYDAINNGVYKCGFAKKQGPYDEAVARLYEALDKCEEILGKQRYICGNQLTEADIRLFVTLIRFDEVYAVHFKCNKKLLREYPNLFNYTKDIYQIPGISSTVNMEHIRKHYYGSHPSINPYGIIPAGPNIDYNAPHDRERFGA; encoded by the exons ATGTTAACAACTCGCACGCCAACTCTCGGCGCCGCATCCTCACTCCTGCTcacccaccgccaccgcctccgcctcctcgccGCCCGGACCCtctccgtctccgccgccgccggctcctcctccacccccgTCAAG ATGGCACGGTCAGCGCTGGACGAGGTCACCGACACCGGCGCTTTCGACAGGTCGCCGTCCACCTTCCGGAGCTCCATCTCCAGGGACGGCCGGTTCCCCGCCGTGGCGGGGCGGTACCACCTCTACGTCTCCTACGCATGCCCCTGGGCGTCCCGGTGCCTCGCCTTCCTCAAGCTCAAGGGCCTCGACCACGCCATCGGCGTCACG GCCGTGAAGCCCATCTTCGAGCGGACCAAGGAGACCGACGACCATCTGGGCTGGGTGTTCCCCGCCACCGCCGACGAGGAGCCTGGCGCCGAGCCGGACCTTCTCAACGGCGCCAGGAGCGTCAGGGAGCTCTACGAGATCGCCAGCACCAACTACGCCGGCAAGCCAAGCGTCCCC GTCCTGTGGGACAAGCAGCTCAAGACGGTGGTGAACAACGAGAGCTCCGAGATCATCCGGATGCTCAACACCGAGTTCAACGACATCGCCGGGAACCCCGGGCTGGACCTCTACCCGGCGCACCTCCGGGCCTCCATCGACGAGGTCAATGAACTGGTCTACGACGCCATCAACAACGGCGTCTACAAGTGCGGATTCGCCAAGAAGCAAGGGCCATACGACGAG GCTGTGGCCAGATTATATGAGGCTCTGGACAAATGTGAGGAGATACTTGGCAAGCAACGCTATATTTGTGGCAACCAGCTGACTGAGGCTGATATTCGCCTGTTTGTGACTCTCATTCGATTCGATGAG GTCTATGCCGTCCACTTCAAATGCAACAAGAAGCTCCTGAGGGAATACCCAAACCTGTTCAACTACACCAAGGACATCTACCAGATCCCTGGCATCAGCAGCACTGTCAACATGGAGCACATCAGGAAGCACTACTACGGAAGCCATCCGTCTATAAACCCCTACGGGATTATCCCCGCTGGCCCCAACATCGACTACAATGCCCCACATGACAGAGAGAGGTTTGGCGCGTGA
- the LOC136457063 gene encoding probable glucuronosyltransferase Os01g0926700 — MRRWVLAIAILAAASAAALFFGAEAQAVQQGHQTERISGSAGDVLEDNPVGRLKVYVYDLPSKYNKKLLKKDPRCLNHMFAVEIFMHRFLLSSAVRTFNPEEADWFYTPVYTTCDLTPSGLPLPFKSPRMMRSAIELIATNWPYWNRSEGADHFFVTPHDFGACFHYQEEKAIGRGILPLLQRATLVQTFGQKNHVCLKDGSITIPPFAPPQKMQAHLIPTDTPRSIFVYFRGLFYDTSNDPEGGYYARGARASVWENFKNNPLFDISTDHPPTYYEDMQRSVFCLCPLGWAPWSPRLVEAVVFGCIPVIIADDIVLPFADAIPWEEIGVFVAEEDVPKLDSILTSIPTDVILRKQRLLANPSMKQAMLFPQPAQAGDAFHQILNGLARKLPHGDSVFLKPGERVLNWTAGPPGDLKPW; from the exons ATGAGGCGGTGGGTATTGGCCATCGCCATTCTTGCCGCTGCTTCGGCGGCGGCGCTCTTCTTTGGGGCTGAGGCCCAGGCGGTCCAGCAGGGCCACCAGACAGAGAGGATCTCAG GAAGTGCTGGTGACGTGTTAGAAGATAACCCTGTTGGGAGGCTCAAGGTTTACGTCTATGATCTCCCCAGTAAATACAACAAGAAGCTGCTGAAGAAGGATCCTAGGTGCCTGAACCACATGTTTGCTGTGGAGATCTTCATGCACCGGTTCTTGTTGTCAAGCGCTGTCAGGACTTTTAATCCTGAGGAAGCAGATTGGTTCTACACGCCCGTATACACCACATGTGATCTGACTCCTTCGGGTCTTCCCCTTCCCTTCAAATCTCCTCGCATGATGCGCAGCGCAATTGAGCTGATTGCCACGAACTGGCCTTACTGGAACAGATCAGAGGGTGCAGATCATTTCTTTGTCACACCACATGACTTTGGTGCTTGCTTCCATTATCAG GAAGAGAAAGCAATTGGACGGGGAATCCTTCCCTTGCTTCAGCGTGCTACACTGGTTCAGACCTTTGGACAGAAGAACCATGTCTGCCTGAAGGATGGGTCCATCACAATCCCACCATTTGCACCTCCCCAGAAAATGCAGGCTCACCTTATCCCCACAGACACCCCTCGGTCCATCTTCGTGTACTTCCGTGGTCTGTTCTATGACACCAGCAATGATCCTGAGGGTGGTTACTATGCGAG AGGTGCTCGTGCATCAGTctgggagaacttcaagaacaACCCGCTCTTTGACATCTCAACTGATCACCCACCGACTTACTACGAAGATATGCAGCGTTCGGTGTTCTGCTTGTGCCCATTGGGCTGGGCTCCGTGGAGTCCCAGGCTGGTGGAAGCCGTGGTTTTCGGCTGCATCCCGGTGATCATCGCTGACGACATTGTCCTGCCATTCGCGGACGCCATCCCGTGGGAGGAGATCGGTGTGTTTGTCGCCGAGGAGGATGTCCCGAAGCTGGACAGCATCCTGACGTCCATCCCAACAGATGTTATACTGAGGAAGCAGCGTCTCCTTGCGAACCCGTCGATGAAGCAGGCCATGCTGTTCCCCCAGCCTGCTCAGGCGGGAGATGCGTTCCACCAGATCCTGAATGGGCTCGCGCGTAAGCTCCCGCACGGTGACAGCGTCTTCTTGAAGCCCGGGGAGAGGGTCCTGAACTGGACCGCAGGACCGCCAGGCGACCTGAAGCCTTGGTAG
- the LOC136459770 gene encoding uncharacterized protein, with protein MKILESLSTLLLYIIIGITTDQLHRQRKNSDPPHHHPPPPPPPPPPLRLSTCCGADRSRRRRSEELKDMASAAGGGAAGEGEWLKVAQLRAMVEAQDPRAKEVDNLTLRRFLRARDHDVDKASAMFLKFLKWQREAAPGGSVPEERVRRELAQDKVCMGGVDRAGRPFVVAFPARHFSAGRDMAEFKSFVVYFFDKICARIPRGQEKFLCIVDLKGWGYSNWDIRAYIAAIEIMQNYYPERLGKALMIHVPYIFMKAWKMIYPFIDTNTRDKFVFVEDKSLQETLRREIDEGQLPEFLGGKMDVIPLKDYGVQVQHPQAV; from the exons ATGAAGATATTGGAGTCTctctctactcttctcctctatATAATTATAGGGATCACAACCGACCAGCTGCATCGCCAGCGCAAGAATTCCGATCCTCCACAccaccacccgccgccgccgccgccgccgccgcctcctcttcGCTTGAGCACCTGCTGCGGTGCGGATcggtcgaggaggaggaggagcgaggAGTTGAAGGACATGGCGAGCGCGGCTGGAGGCGGAGCGGCGGGGGAAGGGGAGTGGCTCAAGGTCGCCCAGCTCAGGGCCATGGTGGAAGCGCAGGACCCCCGCGCCAAG GAGGTGGACAACCTGACGCTGCGTCGGTTCCTGCGAGCGCGCGATCACGACGTGGACAAGGCCTCCGCCATGTtcctcaagttcctcaagtggcAGAGGGAGGCGGCGCCCGGCGGCTCCGTGCCGGAGGAGCGGGTGAGGAGGGAGCTGGCGCAGGACAAGGTGTGCATGGGCGGCGTCGACAGGGCCGGCCGCCCCTTCGTCGTCGCCTTCCCCGCCAGGCACTTCTCCGCCGGCCGTGACATGGCGGAGTTCAAGA GTTTTGTTGTCTACTTCTTCGACAAGATCTGTGCCAG AATCCCCAGAGGGCAGGAGAAATTCCTCTGCATCGTTGATCTCAAGGGCTGGGGGTACTCAAACTGGGACATCCGGGCATACATTGCGGCTATAGAGATCATGCAG AACTACTACCCGGAGCGGCTCGGCAAGGCGCTGATGATCCACGTGCCCTACATCTTCATGAAGGCGTGGAAGATGATCTACCCCTTCATCGACACCAACACCAGGGACAAG TTCGTGTTCGTGGAGGACAAGAGCCTGCAGGAGACGCTGCGGCGGGAGATCGACGAGGGCCAGCTCCCGGAGTTCCTCGGCGGGAAGATGGACGTGATCCCTCTCAAGGACTATGGCGTGCAGGTGCAGCATCCTCAGGCCGTGTGA
- the LOC136459768 gene encoding uncharacterized protein: MANAGGGAAGEGEWLKVAQLRALVQAQDPRAKEVDNLTLRRFLRARDHNVDKAGAMLLKFLRWRAEAAPGGSVPEEQVRGELEQDKVYMGGVDRTGRPIIVGFLAKHYSANRDMAEFKSFVVYFFDKICARIPRGQEKFLAIMDLKGWGYANCDVRAYIAAIEIMQNYYPERLGKALMINVPYIFLKVWKTMIYPFIDANTRDKFVFVEDKSLRETLRREIDESQLPEFLGGKMPLVSLKDYAQQPQPVCE, from the exons ATGGCGAACGCTGGCGGCGGGGCGGCCGGGGAAGGGGAGTGGCTCAAGGTCGCCCAGCTCAGGGCCCTCGTCCAGGCGCAGGACCCACGCGCCAAG GAGGTGGACAACCTGACGCTGCGTCGGTTCCTGCGCGCGCGCGACCACAACGTGGACAAGGCCGGCGCCATGTTGCTCAAGTTCCTCAGGTGGCGGGCGGAGGCGGCGCCCGGCGGCTCCGTGCCGGAGGAGCAGGTGCGCGGGGAGCTGGAGCAGGACAAGGTCTACATGGGCGGCGTCGACAGGACCGGCCGCCCCATCATCGTCGGCTTCCTCGCCAAGCACTACTCCGCCAACCGCGATATGGCAGAGTTCAAGA GTTTTGTGGTCTACTTCTTCGACAAGATCTGTGCCAG GATCCCCAGAGGCCAGGAGAAGTTCCTGGCCATCATGGATCTCAAGGGCTGGGGCTACGCAAACTGCGACGTCCGGGCCTACATCGCTGCCATTGAGATTATGCAG AACTACTACCCGGAGCGGCTGGGCAAGGCGCTGATGatcaacgtgccctacatcttcCTCAAGGTGTGGAAGACCATGATCTACCCCTTCATCGACGCCAACACCAGGGACAAG TTCGTGTTCGTGGAGGACAAGAGCCTGCGGGAGACGCTGCGGCGGGAGATCGACGAGAGCCAGCTCCCGGAGTTCCTCGGCGGGAAGATGCCCCTCGTCTCCCTCAAGGACTACGCCCAGCAGCCTCAGCCCGTTTGCGAGTGA